A part of Stigmatella erecta genomic DNA contains:
- a CDS encoding response regulator, with protein MSETKIRILVVDDDQDQLVLAERTLSAYGFDVRTHRSSLGVSNLVRSAAPDLVLLDVNIPALSGDKVLSLARAQAPLGTKFILYSASDESKLRSLALSSGADGYISKSVQGADLAKKLTDLYKRGRTASPAGSSPHALNK; from the coding sequence ATGTCGGAAACCAAGATCCGAATCCTCGTCGTGGACGACGATCAGGATCAGCTCGTGCTGGCCGAGCGCACGCTCTCGGCATACGGCTTCGATGTTCGCACGCACCGCTCGTCGTTGGGCGTGTCCAACCTGGTGCGCTCCGCCGCGCCGGACCTGGTGCTGCTGGACGTGAACATCCCCGCGCTGAGCGGGGACAAGGTGCTCTCCTTGGCGCGCGCGCAGGCGCCGCTGGGCACCAAGTTCATCCTGTACTCGGCCTCGGACGAGTCCAAGCTGCGCTCGCTGGCGCTGTCCTCTGGAGCCGATGGCTACATCTCCAAGAGCGTCCAGGGCGCGGACCTGGCCAAGAAGCTGACGGACCTCTACAAGCGCGGCCGCACGGCGAGCCCCGCGGGCTCCTCGCCCCACGCCCTCAACAAGTAG